In Paenibacillus sp. FSL R7-0345, a single window of DNA contains:
- the hemE gene encoding uroporphyrinogen decarboxylase — protein sequence MTYNDTFIRACRRQETDHVPVWYMRQAGRYDPEYRKIKEKYSLLEICSQPELAAEVTLMPVRKLGVDAAILYSDIMNPVASIGVNFDIVKNIGPVIENPIATAADVDRLKPIDVEGDLGHVLETIAILDKELDVPLITFAGAPFTIASYLIEGRPSKSYHRTKEMMFSQPRVWEKLMDKLGDMVITYLRAHVKSGGKAFQLFDSWVGALAPRDFERYVLPTISRIFAECSDLDVPKIYFPGVSSGELLPSLKGLQTDVIGLDWRVSLTEGRRRIGEGYAVQGNLDPYLLTAPMELLKERAKDLIDEGIREPGYIFNLGHGLFPEASLDTLRELTEYIHDYSKQALKQAAKPQI from the coding sequence ATGACCTACAATGACACTTTTATCCGCGCCTGCAGACGGCAGGAGACGGACCACGTTCCCGTATGGTACATGCGGCAGGCCGGCCGTTATGATCCCGAGTACCGTAAAATCAAGGAGAAATACTCGCTGCTCGAAATTTGCAGCCAGCCGGAGCTTGCGGCTGAAGTAACCTTGATGCCTGTGCGCAAGCTGGGTGTGGATGCGGCTATCCTGTATTCCGACATTATGAATCCGGTAGCTTCAATCGGTGTGAACTTTGACATCGTGAAGAATATCGGCCCGGTCATCGAGAACCCGATTGCGACCGCTGCCGATGTGGACCGGCTGAAACCGATCGATGTTGAGGGGGATCTCGGCCATGTGCTGGAGACAATCGCTATTCTCGACAAAGAGCTTGATGTGCCGCTGATTACCTTTGCCGGCGCTCCTTTCACAATTGCCAGCTATTTAATTGAAGGCAGACCTTCCAAGAGCTATCACCGGACCAAGGAAATGATGTTCAGCCAGCCCCGCGTCTGGGAAAAGCTGATGGATAAGCTGGGCGATATGGTCATCACTTATCTGCGTGCCCATGTAAAGAGCGGCGGCAAGGCGTTCCAGCTGTTTGACAGCTGGGTCGGCGCACTGGCTCCGCGTGATTTCGAGCGTTACGTGCTGCCAACGATTTCCCGTATTTTTGCCGAATGTTCGGATCTTGATGTACCGAAGATTTATTTTCCCGGCGTAAGCTCAGGAGAGCTCCTGCCAAGCCTGAAGGGGCTGCAGACCGATGTAATCGGACTGGACTGGCGTGTAAGCCTGACTGAAGGCAGACGCAGAATCGGAGAGGGCTATGCTGTCCAGGGGAACCTTGATCCATACCTGCTGACTGCACCGATGGAGCTGCTCAAGGAACGGGCGAAGGATCTGATTGACGAGGGAATCCGGGAGCCGGGATACATTTTTAACCTGGGGCACGGCTTATTTCCCGAGGCTTCGCTGGATACGCTAAGAGAGCTGACGGAATATATCCATGACTATTCGAAGCAGGCGCTGAAACAGGCGGCCAAGCCGCAAATCTAA
- the hemH gene encoding ferrochelatase, with the protein MTAKIGVLVMSYGTPESLDGVEAYYTHIRRGHAPSAEQLKELKDRYEAIVGGVFPLRENTDRQVEALQETLNQSGGDVQYVCYQGLKHAQPFIEDGVEAMVRDGINQAVGIVLAPHFSVMSVGTYIKRAREKADACGITMEFVESYHLHPELIDVLSRRVSAKLDQFEETGAARGDVRVLFSAHSLPERILSIGDPYRDQLLATSEAIAEQTGVTNWQFTWQSAGRTAEPWLGPDILDTLRELAKSEVKYVLSAPIGFVSDHLEVLYDLDIEAQALASELDLRLMRIESLNSDPAYMSVLSDVVRAKAGELKVNQP; encoded by the coding sequence ATGACTGCAAAAATTGGTGTACTTGTGATGTCTTACGGCACACCCGAGAGCCTGGACGGAGTAGAGGCTTATTACACTCATATCCGGCGCGGGCATGCTCCGAGTGCAGAACAGCTCAAGGAGCTGAAGGACCGTTATGAAGCGATTGTCGGAGGCGTATTCCCGCTGCGGGAAAATACGGACCGGCAGGTTGAAGCGCTGCAGGAAACGCTGAATCAATCAGGCGGAGATGTACAATATGTGTGTTATCAGGGCTTGAAACACGCGCAGCCTTTTATCGAGGACGGCGTGGAGGCGATGGTGCGTGACGGCATCAATCAGGCGGTTGGTATTGTACTGGCCCCGCATTTTTCGGTAATGAGTGTGGGAACCTACATTAAACGTGCCCGAGAAAAAGCGGATGCCTGCGGGATCACCATGGAATTCGTGGAGAGCTACCACCTGCATCCTGAGCTGATCGATGTACTCAGCCGGCGGGTGTCGGCCAAGCTGGACCAGTTCGAAGAGACCGGCGCGGCACGCGGGGACGTCCGTGTATTGTTCAGCGCCCACAGCCTGCCGGAGCGGATTCTGTCGATTGGCGATCCGTACCGGGACCAGCTGCTGGCTACCTCGGAGGCGATTGCGGAGCAGACCGGTGTAACCAACTGGCAGTTTACATGGCAGAGTGCAGGCAGAACGGCAGAGCCGTGGCTCGGCCCGGATATTCTTGATACGCTGCGCGAGCTGGCGAAGAGTGAAGTGAAGTATGTTTTGTCGGCGCCGATCGGATTCGTATCCGATCATCTGGAAGTGCTGTACGATCTCGATATTGAAGCCCAGGCTTTGGCTTCAGAGCTGGATCTGCGTCTCATGCGCATCGAGTCACTCAACAGCGACCCGGCTTATATGTCTGTACTTAGCGATGTAGTCCGTGCGAAAGCGGGCGAATTAAAGGTGAACCAGCCATGA
- the hemG gene encoding protoporphyrinogen oxidase, with translation MTGSRRKVVIIGGGLSGLSAAFYVRKYYREVGVQPDIVLLEKANVLGGKIETLQREGFVIEKGPDSFLARKTAMVELAQELKLDHELVTTNPNAKKTYILQKGKLHPMPAGLVLGIPTELKPFLQSGLVSFGGKMRAMLDYVLPPRRSTEDESLGELIERRLGTEVLENMTEPLLAGIYAGDMRKISLQATFPQFGEVERKYGSLIRGMTTGRKPVETHTGTKKSAFLTFRKGLQSLVQALIQELHDVEQRTGTAAAAVQESGVPGAPRYAVQLESGEVLQADDVFVTVQDFAAAGLLRPHVDVAPLEDVNYVSVANVVLAFAKKDIVTEYDGSGFLVPRKEGRNITACTWTSTKWLHTSPDDKVLLRCYVGRSGDEQNVELPDEALTELVLKDLREIMGITAKPLFAEITRLRRSMPQYPVGHPARIAGLRSELAQKLPGVYAFGAGYDAIGLPDCIRQAKESAGAAAATLKGQTELEPAAR, from the coding sequence ATGACCGGTTCCCGCCGCAAAGTAGTAATTATCGGCGGAGGCCTCAGCGGCCTCAGCGCCGCTTTTTATGTGCGCAAGTATTACCGGGAAGTCGGCGTGCAGCCTGACATCGTGCTCCTGGAAAAAGCAAACGTCCTCGGCGGCAAGATCGAAACGCTGCAGCGCGAGGGCTTCGTTATCGAGAAAGGCCCGGATTCCTTCCTGGCCCGAAAAACAGCAATGGTCGAGCTGGCTCAGGAGCTGAAGCTTGACCATGAGCTGGTAACCACCAATCCTAATGCCAAGAAGACGTACATACTGCAAAAGGGCAAGCTGCATCCGATGCCGGCAGGCCTTGTGCTTGGCATACCCACTGAGCTGAAGCCGTTTCTGCAGAGCGGTCTGGTCTCCTTCGGCGGCAAAATGCGGGCGATGCTCGATTATGTACTTCCGCCGCGCCGCAGCACCGAGGATGAGTCGCTTGGCGAGCTGATTGAGCGCCGGCTGGGGACAGAGGTGCTGGAGAATATGACCGAGCCGCTGCTGGCCGGCATTTATGCCGGTGATATGCGCAAGATCAGCCTCCAGGCCACCTTTCCGCAATTCGGAGAGGTAGAGCGCAAGTACGGAAGCCTGATCCGCGGAATGACCACCGGCCGCAAGCCGGTGGAGACCCATACCGGGACGAAGAAGAGCGCTTTTCTCACGTTCCGCAAAGGATTGCAGAGCCTTGTGCAGGCGCTGATCCAGGAACTGCATGATGTTGAGCAGCGGACCGGAACGGCTGCGGCAGCGGTTCAGGAGAGCGGAGTGCCGGGCGCACCGCGCTATGCCGTGCAGCTGGAGAGCGGGGAAGTGCTGCAGGCGGATGATGTTTTCGTTACGGTTCAGGATTTTGCCGCTGCCGGCCTGCTCCGTCCGCATGTTGACGTGGCGCCGCTGGAGGACGTTAACTACGTTTCTGTAGCCAATGTAGTATTAGCTTTTGCCAAGAAGGATATTGTTACGGAATATGACGGCTCGGGCTTTCTGGTTCCCCGCAAGGAGGGCCGCAATATAACAGCCTGCACCTGGACCTCAACCAAGTGGCTGCACACCAGCCCGGATGATAAGGTGCTGCTGCGCTGCTATGTCGGACGCTCCGGAGACGAGCAGAACGTCGAGCTGCCGGATGAAGCCCTGACCGAGCTGGTGCTGAAGGATCTGCGCGAGATCATGGGGATTACCGCCAAACCGCTGTTTGCGGAAATCACCCGGCTCCGCCGCTCCATGCCGCAATATCCGGTCGGCCATCCGGCCCGGATTGCGGGCCTTCGCAGCGAGCTGGCGCAGAAGCTGCCCGGTGTATACGCTTTTGGCGCAGGCTATGATGCCATCGGCCTGCCGGACTGCATCAGGCAGGCGAAGGAGTCAGCCGGTGCTGCGGCTGCTACTCTCAAAGGCCAGACCGAGCTTGAGCCGGCGGCCAGATAA
- a CDS encoding CapA family protein, whose translation MITAMLAYYFAEDRSSRPAAEPPAAESTASPSPSPLSTPELPAVQPAATATPQPEATATPEPTATQTPTPEPTPEATPSPTPTPEPEVTSSPVPSPEDSEPDQGSNAAQGGATSGLPENAGGQTVTLNFAGDVIFAGKVAELLQKQGYNYSYSALDGMFKKDDLTVVNLETPITTGGVGAANKQYVFKGAPEALDALKAAGVDAVNLANNHTLDQGEQGLLDTLKHLNTRGIPYVGAGKNSKEAYTAQYFERNGIKIALLGFTRVIPESNWTAGASKPGLAAVYDSTEALKTIAAVKKKADIVVVVAHWGKERVEQYDSTQQKLGRSFIDAGADLVIGGHPHVLQGIEPYKGKWIAYSTGNFIFTRSATPATWETAVFQAECSIKGQCSLTLHPMDAELGRPVPMNDADGQLLLNKVQSLSAGLIRIGNDGRVTQAGR comes from the coding sequence TTGATTACCGCTATGCTAGCTTATTATTTTGCGGAAGACCGCAGCAGCCGTCCTGCCGCAGAACCTCCGGCGGCAGAGAGCACAGCCTCTCCGTCACCATCGCCATTATCGACGCCGGAGCTTCCGGCGGTTCAGCCGGCTGCAACGGCTACACCGCAGCCGGAGGCCACAGCAACCCCGGAGCCGACGGCAACGCAGACCCCGACGCCGGAGCCTACTCCAGAGGCAACCCCATCACCTACGCCTACGCCGGAGCCGGAGGTAACGTCGTCACCGGTGCCTTCACCAGAGGATAGTGAGCCTGACCAGGGAAGCAATGCTGCCCAGGGCGGCGCAACTTCCGGTTTGCCCGAGAATGCCGGCGGTCAGACGGTTACTTTAAATTTTGCCGGAGATGTGATCTTTGCCGGTAAGGTGGCAGAGCTGCTGCAGAAGCAGGGCTATAATTATTCCTACTCTGCACTAGACGGAATGTTCAAAAAGGATGATCTGACGGTTGTAAATCTGGAAACACCGATTACGACCGGCGGCGTTGGCGCCGCAAACAAACAGTATGTATTCAAAGGGGCTCCAGAGGCACTGGATGCGCTGAAAGCCGCCGGTGTGGATGCGGTCAATCTGGCCAATAATCATACGCTGGACCAGGGGGAGCAGGGTCTGCTGGACACCTTGAAACACCTCAATACACGGGGGATTCCTTACGTCGGTGCCGGAAAAAACAGCAAGGAAGCTTATACCGCCCAGTATTTTGAACGAAACGGCATCAAAATTGCCCTGCTGGGCTTTACCCGGGTAATCCCGGAGAGTAACTGGACCGCCGGTGCCAGCAAACCTGGTCTGGCTGCTGTCTATGACAGCACAGAGGCACTCAAAACAATTGCCGCTGTGAAGAAAAAAGCCGATATCGTTGTGGTAGTGGCCCACTGGGGAAAAGAGCGGGTGGAGCAATATGACTCCACGCAGCAGAAGCTGGGACGAAGCTTCATTGATGCCGGAGCCGATTTAGTTATCGGGGGGCATCCGCATGTCCTCCAGGGTATTGAACCGTATAAAGGCAAGTGGATTGCCTACAGTACGGGGAATTTTATTTTTACCCGTTCCGCAACGCCGGCAACATGGGAAACAGCGGTCTTTCAGGCGGAGTGCAGCATCAAAGGCCAATGCTCGTTGACGCTGCATCCGATGGATGCCGAACTGGGCCGGCCGGTGCCGATGAATGATGCCGACGGACAGCTGCTGCTGAACAAAGTGCAGTCACTGTCTGCAGGCCTGATCCGGATCGGCAATGACGGCCGTGTTACCCAGGCAGGCAGATAA
- a CDS encoding glycerophosphodiester phosphodiesterase family protein: MQNICVAHRGFSGKAPENTLAAVRMALALPFVSWMEIDVQLTRDGVPVVIHDFTLDRTTNGHGKVKNMDFEPMRRLDAGGWKGRAFRGEKVPSLEEVLTLASGRLKLNIELKTSGDMYPGLEKAVIDLINSKGMRDEVVLTSFDAGVLKRVKELDARFRTGLIYDSRLGDPARKVKELDCSFLSISFARINPVLARLLAERGVKMMAWTVDKAKEMRRLAEMHSDIMICTNRPDIWGDTFLEA, translated from the coding sequence ATGCAAAACATATGTGTAGCCCACCGCGGTTTTTCCGGCAAAGCCCCGGAGAATACATTAGCTGCTGTACGCATGGCACTCGCCCTGCCTTTTGTCAGCTGGATGGAAATTGACGTGCAGCTGACCAGGGACGGTGTGCCGGTCGTGATTCACGACTTCACGCTGGACCGGACGACAAACGGGCACGGCAAGGTGAAAAATATGGATTTTGAGCCGATGCGGCGGCTGGATGCGGGGGGCTGGAAGGGGCGCGCTTTTCGCGGAGAGAAGGTGCCTTCGCTGGAAGAAGTGCTTACGCTAGCGTCCGGCAGGCTGAAGCTGAATATTGAACTCAAGACAAGCGGCGATATGTACCCCGGCCTGGAGAAGGCTGTAATTGATCTGATCAACTCCAAAGGTATGCGCGATGAGGTTGTTCTGACCTCCTTCGATGCAGGAGTCCTGAAGCGTGTAAAAGAGCTGGATGCCCGCTTCCGCACCGGACTGATCTATGATTCCCGGCTGGGTGACCCTGCGCGCAAGGTGAAGGAGCTGGATTGTTCCTTTCTCTCGATCAGCTTTGCCCGGATTAACCCGGTCCTGGCCAGGCTGCTGGCCGAGCGGGGGGTCAAAATGATGGCCTGGACGGTGGACAAAGCCAAGGAAATGCGCCGTCTGGCTGAGATGCACTCGGACATTATGATTTGTACGAACCGTCCGGATATCTGGGGCGACACTTTTTTGGAAGCCTGA
- a CDS encoding fumarylacetoacetate hydrolase family protein, producing MAADINNVYCVGRNYVLHAEELGNKVPEEPLIFLKPSHAAVPLDKAIIHLPQDAGMIHYEGELVLRVARDYVPGMSVEELVDVMALGLDFTLRDVQDDLKKKGLPWTAAKGFKNAAPLTPYIAFPEQEELESTDFTVRKNGVEVQRGNVQNMIFSLQKIVEFIAARYGLGKNDLIFTGTPAGVGPVVSGDSFELFWGERLLGTCIIG from the coding sequence ATGGCTGCTGATATTAATAACGTATATTGTGTTGGACGTAACTACGTTTTGCATGCGGAGGAGCTGGGCAATAAGGTCCCTGAGGAGCCGCTGATTTTTTTGAAGCCGTCCCATGCTGCGGTACCGCTGGATAAGGCTATCATTCACCTTCCGCAGGATGCAGGGATGATTCATTATGAAGGAGAGCTGGTGCTGCGCGTTGCCCGTGACTACGTTCCCGGTATGAGTGTCGAGGAGCTGGTGGACGTAATGGCGCTGGGCCTGGATTTTACACTGCGTGATGTACAGGATGATCTGAAGAAGAAGGGACTGCCCTGGACAGCGGCAAAAGGGTTCAAAAATGCGGCTCCGCTCACGCCGTACATTGCTTTTCCCGAGCAGGAGGAGCTGGAGTCTACTGACTTTACGGTCCGTAAAAACGGGGTCGAGGTGCAGCGCGGAAATGTACAGAATATGATTTTCTCTCTTCAGAAAATTGTTGAGTTTATAGCTGCCAGATACGGACTCGGCAAAAATGATCTGATTTTTACAGGTACGCCTGCCGGAGTCGGACCCGTAGTATCGGGGGATTCCTTCGAGCTGTTCTGGGGTGAGCGGCTGCTGGGCACCTGCATCATCGGATAA
- a CDS encoding DUF92 domain-containing protein yields the protein MSWIIGALGAMLVAGAAYRKHSLSFSGAIAAFVMGTVYFGAGNAFWFGILLIFFISSSLLSKLHHENKAELELTYDKTGTRDAGQVFANGGMGMLLVLLNAVYPLELWELLFIGVMATVTSDTWATEIGTLAKRPPRSVLTGKVLPAGTSGGVSLPGTLAAAAGGVLIGAASWLLQAVSGMEERPFLLLTLAGLLGGLAGAFADSILGATVQRMNRCTVCGREVEASRHCGQPAVHARGWRWMNNDAVNALSTLAGGAAALLVRLL from the coding sequence GTGTCTTGGATCATTGGCGCATTGGGCGCTATGCTGGTGGCAGGGGCGGCTTACCGTAAACATTCGCTCAGCTTCTCTGGCGCGATCGCTGCTTTTGTAATGGGGACGGTTTATTTCGGGGCAGGCAATGCGTTCTGGTTCGGCATTCTGCTGATCTTTTTCATTTCCTCCAGCCTGCTCTCTAAGCTTCATCATGAGAACAAGGCGGAGCTTGAGCTGACTTATGACAAAACAGGCACAAGAGATGCCGGGCAGGTGTTTGCCAACGGCGGAATGGGCATGCTGCTGGTTCTGCTGAACGCGGTGTATCCGCTGGAGCTGTGGGAGCTGCTGTTTATCGGCGTCATGGCTACCGTCACCTCCGATACGTGGGCGACCGAGATCGGTACGCTGGCTAAGCGGCCGCCGCGTTCTGTGCTGACCGGCAAGGTGCTGCCGGCCGGCACTTCCGGCGGCGTCTCACTGCCGGGCACGCTGGCCGCCGCAGCCGGCGGAGTCCTGATCGGTGCAGCCTCCTGGCTGCTGCAGGCGGTCTCCGGCATGGAAGAGCGCCCGTTCCTGCTGCTGACGCTGGCAGGACTGCTGGGCGGGCTCGCCGGCGCGTTCGCCGACTCGATCCTGGGGGCCACAGTGCAGCGGATGAACCGCTGCACTGTATGCGGCCGCGAGGTGGAGGCCTCGCGGCACTGCGGACAGCCTGCTGTGCATGCCAGAGGCTGGCGCTGGATGAACAATGACGCCGTCAACGCGCTTAGTACGCTGGCCGGCGGGGCTGCCGCCCTGCTGGTCCGCCTGCTCTGA
- a CDS encoding TetR/AcrR family transcriptional regulator has protein sequence MGSTVSHKHTAILDAGYELFGSGGFYETKMSEVAEKAGIAKGTVYLYFKSKEELFLAVTRRDCEGFLEQLDLKLKGCGTLQEQLTVIAEHHLMYYYERKQHTKLFFRAPNNHSELMAYMAQFMEEYMQAVMKVMQDSGAAEPELLAESYIGTLDRLKMDIMLRPGFTEADARKRAEFAAGLFIHGALGSLKEAQEQVQPEQRQDEA, from the coding sequence TTGGGCAGCACAGTAAGTCACAAGCATACAGCCATTCTTGATGCTGGCTATGAACTCTTCGGTTCAGGAGGCTTTTACGAGACGAAGATGTCGGAAGTGGCCGAGAAGGCAGGGATTGCCAAAGGAACGGTCTATCTGTATTTTAAAAGCAAGGAAGAGCTGTTTCTCGCTGTCACCCGGCGTGATTGTGAAGGGTTCCTGGAGCAGCTGGATTTGAAACTGAAGGGGTGCGGCACTCTGCAGGAACAGCTAACCGTTATTGCAGAACACCATCTGATGTATTATTACGAGCGCAAGCAGCACACCAAGCTGTTCTTCCGGGCGCCGAACAATCATTCGGAGCTGATGGCCTATATGGCGCAGTTTATGGAGGAGTACATGCAGGCTGTGATGAAGGTTATGCAGGACAGCGGTGCTGCAGAGCCTGAGCTTTTGGCGGAATCCTATATCGGTACGCTCGACAGGCTCAAAATGGATATCATGCTGCGTCCGGGCTTTACGGAGGCGGATGCGCGCAAACGGGCGGAGTTCGCCGCAGGATTGTTTATCCACGGGGCGCTCGGCAGTCTGAAGGAAGCGCAGGAACAGGTACAGCCTGAACAAAGACAAGATGAAGCGTAA
- a CDS encoding ABC-F family ATP-binding cassette domain-containing protein, giving the protein MNIMTVEHLSKSYGEKVLFQDASFGMDERDKIGVIGVNGTGKSTFLKIIAGLDTADEGQIAISNDVRVQYLAQNPPYEPDNTVLQQVFAGDDPDLRTMREYMEILSGLEKDPANTGLEAAMVRVGQKIDAAGIWHLESEAKTVLTKLGITRFDALMGTLSGGQRKRVALAAALITPSELLILDEPTNHIDTDSVAWLEQYLQKRRGALLMITHDRYFLERVASVMLELDGGRLFRYEANYSRFLELKAEREEREASEEQKRKNLLRTELAWIRRGAKARTTKQKARIDRFEKLKDSVGGSSAGSMDISVASTRLGRKIIEMKDLTKSMDGRTLIKDLTYIAVPQDRVGIVGPNGSGKSTLLNLIAGRLQPDSGEVQLGATVKLGYFTQEHQDMDDTMRVIEYVKEEAEIVRTADGSVITAGQMLERFLFPPAMQWTPIAKLSGGEKRRLYLLRVLMGAPNVLLLDEPTNDLDIGTLAILEDYLDEFPGVVFTVSHDRYFLDRTIDKLIAFENGSIRLHVGDYTEYEEWLAKNVPASVKEGADKRSAVPEPAAAPQAKEKIKFTFKEQKEYETIDEMIEQAEQHLVDISAKMEAAFADSTTLQELVDKQKQGEAELERLMERWTYLNELAERIAGK; this is encoded by the coding sequence ATGAATATTATGACAGTGGAGCATCTTTCCAAAAGCTACGGGGAGAAGGTGCTGTTCCAGGATGCCTCGTTCGGCATGGATGAGCGGGATAAAATCGGTGTAATCGGTGTGAACGGAACCGGCAAATCAACCTTTTTGAAAATAATCGCAGGCCTCGATACGGCTGACGAAGGACAGATTGCCATCAGCAATGATGTGCGTGTCCAGTATCTGGCCCAGAACCCGCCTTACGAGCCGGACAATACGGTACTGCAGCAGGTGTTTGCAGGCGATGACCCGGATCTGCGGACGATGCGTGAATATATGGAAATCCTCAGCGGACTGGAAAAAGACCCCGCGAATACCGGGCTGGAAGCAGCCATGGTACGGGTCGGCCAAAAAATCGACGCTGCAGGCATCTGGCACCTGGAGAGCGAAGCCAAAACCGTGCTGACCAAGCTGGGCATTACACGGTTTGATGCGCTGATGGGTACGCTGTCCGGCGGTCAGCGCAAGCGGGTAGCGCTTGCTGCCGCCTTGATTACCCCTTCAGAGCTGCTGATTCTGGATGAGCCTACCAACCATATTGATACCGATTCGGTGGCCTGGCTGGAGCAGTACCTGCAGAAACGCCGCGGTGCGCTGCTGATGATTACGCATGACCGCTACTTCCTGGAGCGGGTGGCCAGCGTAATGCTGGAGCTGGACGGCGGCCGCCTGTTCCGCTATGAAGCGAACTATTCGCGGTTTCTGGAGCTGAAGGCCGAGCGCGAAGAGCGTGAAGCATCAGAGGAGCAGAAACGCAAAAATCTGCTGCGCACCGAGCTGGCCTGGATCCGCCGCGGAGCCAAGGCTCGTACAACAAAGCAGAAGGCGAGAATTGACCGGTTCGAAAAGCTGAAGGATAGTGTGGGTGGCAGCTCCGCCGGTTCCATGGATATTTCGGTGGCTTCAACGCGGCTGGGACGCAAGATTATTGAGATGAAGGATCTGACCAAGTCGATGGACGGCCGGACCCTGATCAAGGACCTGACTTATATTGCTGTTCCGCAGGACCGCGTCGGTATTGTCGGCCCGAACGGCAGCGGCAAATCGACGCTGCTTAACCTGATCGCCGGCCGGCTGCAGCCGGACAGCGGTGAGGTACAACTGGGCGCAACGGTTAAGCTCGGCTACTTCACCCAGGAGCATCAGGATATGGATGATACTATGCGTGTCATTGAATATGTAAAAGAAGAAGCGGAGATCGTACGTACAGCAGACGGAAGCGTTATTACAGCCGGCCAGATGCTGGAACGCTTCCTGTTCCCGCCTGCGATGCAGTGGACCCCGATTGCCAAGCTGTCCGGCGGCGAAAAAAGACGGCTGTACCTGCTGCGTGTCCTCATGGGCGCACCCAATGTGCTGCTGCTGGATGAGCCGACAAATGACCTGGACATCGGAACATTGGCGATACTGGAAGACTATCTGGATGAATTCCCCGGCGTAGTCTTTACCGTATCCCATGACCGCTATTTCCTGGACCGGACGATTGATAAGCTGATCGCGTTCGAGAACGGTTCAATCCGGCTGCATGTCGGCGATTATACCGAGTATGAGGAATGGCTGGCCAAAAACGTGCCGGCCTCTGTGAAAGAAGGGGCTGACAAACGGAGTGCGGTGCCGGAACCCGCTGCTGCGCCACAGGCCAAGGAGAAGATTAAGTTCACCTTCAAAGAGCAGAAGGAATATGAAACAATCGACGAAATGATTGAGCAGGCCGAGCAGCATCTGGTTGATATTTCCGCGAAGATGGAAGCGGCCTTTGCCGATTCGACCACCCTGCAGGAGCTTGTTGATAAGCAGAAGCAGGGCGAGGCGGAGCTGGAGCGCCTGATGGAGCGCTGGACATATCTGAATGAGCTGGCGGAGCGGATTGCCGGTAAATAG
- a CDS encoding tetratricopeptide repeat protein has product MQDAIALREAGRAEEALVLLLDLLAADSGRTGAGSDAELLYQLAWTHDVLGLEREAVPYYEQSLALGLPPEQRAGALLGLGSTYRTLGEYTRARIILQQAAEEFPERAEFQAFLAMTLYNLGEHGEGMEILLRLLAETSGNTGIQDYRKAISFYADKLDQVWK; this is encoded by the coding sequence ATGCAGGATGCCATAGCCCTGCGGGAAGCCGGCCGGGCCGAAGAGGCGCTGGTGCTTCTGCTGGATTTGCTTGCGGCAGATAGCGGGCGTACCGGCGCTGGTAGCGATGCCGAATTGCTGTATCAGCTGGCCTGGACGCATGATGTGCTTGGTCTGGAGCGGGAGGCTGTGCCGTACTATGAGCAGAGCCTTGCCCTAGGCCTGCCGCCAGAGCAGCGGGCAGGGGCGTTGCTTGGTCTGGGCAGCACGTACCGGACGCTGGGCGAATATACCCGTGCCAGGATAATACTGCAGCAGGCAGCTGAGGAATTCCCGGAGCGGGCAGAGTTTCAGGCTTTTCTTGCAATGACACTGTACAACCTGGGAGAACACGGAGAGGGCATGGAGATATTGCTCAGGCTGCTTGCCGAAACCTCTGGCAACACGGGCATCCAGGACTACCGCAAAGCAATCTCGTTTTATGCGGACAAGCTGGATCAGGTGTGGAAATAA